In Halovulum dunhuangense, a genomic segment contains:
- a CDS encoding hemolysin family protein produces the protein MLLEILIVLALTLVNGVLAMSELAIVSSRPARLQVLADNGSRSAGIALRLAADPGRFLSSVQIGITLVGVLSGAFSGATLGVRLAGALAGAGMSPGLAQTLGVGGVVVAITYLALVFGELVPKQIALRAPEAAAVRIAPLLNLIAIVAAPIVWLLDRSGRAVLALLGQSGRADRGVTDEEVKLVLSEAHSAGVMEKAETEMIAGVMRIADRTARGLMVPRHEVEVVDVEDSAYTVIRRFRETGHSRLPVRDGRADNIVGVLKSRDFLDPGPATPGVREVMIEAPVVQDGMAALDVLETLRKSPAHMVLVYDEYGHFEGIITPMDILQAIAGEFPEGEEAEPRLVAREDGSLLVAGWMPADEFADRTGLALEEDRDFETVAGLVIDRMGRLPDLGDHLDLGPWRIEVVDLDGRRIDKLLATKRAGDLSRS, from the coding sequence ATGCTTCTCGAGATCCTGATCGTCCTTGCCCTGACCCTGGTGAACGGTGTGCTCGCCATGTCCGAGCTTGCCATCGTGTCGTCGCGGCCGGCCCGCCTGCAGGTCCTCGCCGACAATGGCAGCCGCAGCGCGGGCATTGCGCTGAGGCTTGCGGCCGATCCGGGAAGGTTCCTCTCGAGCGTACAGATCGGCATCACGCTTGTGGGGGTTCTCTCCGGCGCCTTTTCGGGCGCCACGCTGGGCGTCCGGCTTGCCGGTGCGCTGGCGGGCGCGGGAATGAGCCCGGGGCTTGCGCAGACCCTGGGCGTGGGCGGCGTGGTCGTCGCGATCACCTATCTCGCGCTGGTGTTCGGCGAGCTTGTCCCCAAGCAGATCGCCCTGCGCGCCCCCGAGGCGGCCGCCGTGCGGATCGCGCCGCTTCTGAACCTGATCGCGATCGTCGCGGCCCCGATCGTCTGGCTGCTCGACCGCTCCGGGCGGGCCGTGCTTGCGCTTCTGGGCCAGTCGGGCCGGGCGGATCGCGGGGTGACCGACGAGGAGGTGAAGCTGGTGCTCTCCGAGGCGCATTCCGCCGGCGTCATGGAGAAGGCGGAGACCGAGATGATCGCCGGTGTCATGCGCATCGCGGACCGCACCGCGCGCGGCCTCATGGTGCCGCGCCACGAGGTCGAGGTGGTCGATGTCGAGGATAGCGCCTACACGGTAATCCGCCGCTTCCGCGAAACCGGGCATTCCCGCCTGCCGGTCCGCGACGGCCGCGCGGACAACATCGTGGGTGTGCTTAAGTCGCGCGACTTCCTCGATCCCGGCCCGGCCACGCCGGGGGTTCGCGAGGTCATGATCGAGGCGCCGGTGGTACAGGACGGCATGGCCGCGCTCGACGTGCTGGAAACGCTTCGGAAATCCCCGGCCCACATGGTGCTCGTCTATGACGAATACGGGCATTTCGAGGGGATCATCACGCCGATGGACATTCTGCAGGCCATCGCCGGCGAGTTCCCCGAAGGCGAGGAGGCCGAACCGAGGCTTGTCGCACGCGAGGATGGCAGCCTGCTGGTCGCGGGCTGGATGCCGGCCGACGAGTTCGCCGACCGCACCGGCCTGGCTCTCGAGGAGGATCGTGACTTCGAGACGGTGGCGGGGCTCGTGATCGACCGGATGGGCCGCCTCCCCGACTTGGGCGACCATCTGGATCTGGGTCCCTGGCGGATCGA
- a CDS encoding exopolysaccharide biosynthesis protein, with translation MDPDPSPGPEGATNEDDQQNSTARKGRRRLSEILAEIGHDAARDDVSVNDLIRILKGRGRAALILLFAVPNVLPMPPGTSGVLGLPLLYLSLQMMLDRTPWLPRFIGERSVPRERFGQMVERLGPWLARAERLLRPRWSPLVGHPAEHILGALCLVLAAVLTLPIPFGNILPALAICVIALGILERDGLWIALGTLLGLASLLIVAGVVYALVKSALYLLVNAFA, from the coding sequence ATGGACCCCGACCCCAGCCCCGGACCAGAAGGGGCGACGAATGAGGACGACCAACAGAACAGCACGGCGCGCAAGGGCCGACGGCGGCTTTCGGAGATCCTTGCCGAGATCGGTCATGACGCCGCGCGCGACGACGTGTCGGTCAACGACCTGATCCGGATCCTCAAGGGGCGCGGGCGTGCTGCGCTGATCCTGCTCTTCGCCGTCCCGAACGTGCTTCCCATGCCGCCAGGCACCTCGGGGGTCCTGGGGCTTCCGCTGCTCTATCTCTCTCTCCAGATGATGCTCGATCGAACACCATGGCTGCCGCGCTTCATCGGTGAGCGCTCGGTCCCGCGTGAGCGTTTCGGCCAGATGGTGGAACGCCTCGGGCCCTGGCTCGCGCGGGCCGAGCGCCTTTTGCGACCGCGCTGGTCGCCGCTGGTGGGCCACCCGGCCGAACATATCCTGGGCGCGCTGTGCCTTGTGCTCGCGGCGGTCCTGACCTTGCCGATCCCCTTCGGCAACATCCTGCCCGCGCTTGCGATCTGCGTGATCGCGCTGGGCATCCTCGAACGTGACGGCCTGTGGATCGCGCTGGGAACGCTGCTGGGCCTTGCATCGCTTCTGATCGTGGCGGGCGTGGTCTATGCTCTGGTCAAGTCCGCGCTCTACCTGCTGGTCAACGCTTTCGCCTGA
- a CDS encoding chromate resistance protein ChrB domain-containing protein: MPAPDAIPADKLAKLIGTPRCPTLLDVRTEAARAADPRRVPTARPLNEAEISPDALARLALGLSGPVVVICAEGHRRSQGIAAVLRNAHIPAEYLEGGQAAWDAAGLPLLNPDKLSEPDAEGRTVWVTRSRPKIDRIACPWLIRRFVDPRAIFLYVAPAEVVGVAELFGAMPYDIEEVFWSHRGELCTFDTMLAEFGLSIPALDRLASIVRGADTARLDLAPEAAGLLAASLGLSRMYADDLEQLDAGMALYDAFYRWARDATDETHNWPTNRPGGAR; the protein is encoded by the coding sequence ATGCCTGCGCCCGACGCCATCCCTGCCGACAAGCTGGCCAAGCTGATTGGCACACCCCGTTGCCCGACCCTGCTCGATGTCCGCACCGAGGCGGCCCGCGCCGCTGATCCGCGGCGCGTTCCCACCGCCCGGCCGCTCAACGAGGCGGAGATCAGCCCCGATGCCTTGGCGCGCCTCGCGCTTGGCCTCAGCGGCCCGGTTGTCGTCATCTGCGCCGAAGGCCACAGGCGTAGTCAGGGCATCGCCGCCGTACTGCGGAATGCGCACATACCAGCCGAGTATCTGGAGGGTGGACAGGCCGCCTGGGATGCCGCGGGGCTCCCACTTCTCAATCCTGACAAGCTATCTGAACCCGACGCCGAGGGCCGGACGGTCTGGGTCACGCGCTCCCGACCCAAGATCGACCGGATCGCCTGCCCCTGGCTGATCCGCCGTTTCGTCGACCCACGCGCGATATTCCTCTATGTTGCGCCAGCGGAAGTCGTCGGGGTGGCGGAGCTGTTCGGGGCGATGCCCTACGACATCGAGGAGGTGTTCTGGAGCCACCGCGGGGAGCTTTGCACCTTCGACACGATGCTGGCGGAATTCGGGCTCTCGATCCCGGCGCTCGATCGGCTGGCTTCCATCGTGCGTGGGGCGGACACGGCGCGCCTTGACCTTGCGCCTGAGGCTGCAGGGCTTCTCGCGGCCTCCCTCGGCTTGTCTCGAATGTACGCCGACGATCTCGAGCAGCTCGATGCCGGCATGGCGCTCTACGATGCGTTCTATCGCTGGGCGCGTGACGCCACGGACGAGACGCACAACTGGCCGACCAACCGGCCGGGAGGCGCGCGATGA